A segment of the Candidatus Pelagisphaera phototrophica genome:
AGATTATCTAGACGATCTATTATCGTACTTATTAGTTTTGCGTGTGTTTACTACTCTAATACGCTAACTGCCCAGATCGAGAGGCCCCCGAATATTGTGCTTATCTTTATCGATGATATGGGCTATGCGGATATTGGACCGTTCGGCGCCCGTGACTACCCCACGCCAAATCTGGATCGAATGGCCACCGAAGGTCGACGTTTTACGGATTTCATGGTTAGCGCACCTGTGTGTTCTGCGTCCCGGGCAGCGTTGATGACAGGAACGTTCCATATTCGTCTAGGGGTTAACGGCGCCTATAGCCCGAAAGCAAAAGATGGATTGAATCCTAGTGAAGTGACGATTGCGGAATTGTGTAAGCAGAAAGGATACGCGACTGCTATCTACGGGAAATGGCATTTGGGACATCATCCAAAGTTCCTACCCACTAGCCAGGGTTTCGATGAGTACCATGGGATACCGTATTCGAATGACATGTGGCCTTGGCATCCGCGATATGAGGGCCTCGCAGCTGACGATCCCAAACGCCGTGAAGTGTATCCGGATTTGCCATTGGTGGAAAACGATCGTGTTGTTGACGCCAACGTAACTGGAGAAGATCAGAAGTATCTCACCCGGTGGGCTTCGGAGAGGGCCGTCGATTTTATCGAACGCAAACACAATCAGCCATTCTTCCTCTATCTCCCTTACTCGATGGTGCATGTGCCCCTTTTTGCCAGTGACGCGTTTCTAGGAAAAAGCGGTGCGGGATTGTTTGGCGATGTCGTTATGGAATTGGATCATGGAATCGGAACCGTGATCGCCGCCCTGAGAGAGAATGATCTAGAGGATAATACACTAGTGATTTTCACGAGTGACAACGGCCCGTGGGTGGGTTATGGAGATCATGCCGGATCAGCGGAACCTTACCGTGAATCGAAGCAGACTTCCTTTGATGGAGGAGTTCGTGTTCCAACGCTCTTTTGGTGGCCAGGTAGGATTCCAGCGAATACGAATTGCGATGAACTGGCTTCTACGATCGATGTACTACCGACAGTTGCCCGACTTATCGGGGTGGATTTGCCGCAGCATAAAATTGACGGCAAGGATATCAGCGGCCTTGTTTTCGCAGAGAAGGGTGCTCGCTCTCCCCATGAGTTTTTCCCGCATTACCATCACGGGGAGCTTCAAGCGATACGAAATGATCGATGGAAACTGGTGTTCCCGCATAGTTATCGATCCTTGAATGGTCGCCCTGGTGGAACCAGTGGATTGCCGGTGAAATACGATTCGAATATGGCAGAGCTAGCATTGTATGACCGAGCGAATGATCCTGGCGAAGAGCTTAACGTAATCGATCAGTATCCAGAAGTGTACGCTGAGCTTTTAAAAGCCGCAAAAATATTTCGAAAGGAATTGGGCGATAAGCTGACAAAGACGACGGGAACGGGGATCCGATCGGTAGGGAAATTGGGCCCTAACGATAAACAGCTGACTTGGTAAATGAATGAATTATAGATCCGTGCTCATTGTTCTCACCGTTGTTCTCTTCTTCACTAGATCCGGGGGGCAGCAAACTCAGAAGTCTCAGGCTCAGCCGAACATAGTCTTCATTATGGCCGATGATATGGGCTATGGTGATATTCAGGAATTAAATCCAGAGTCTAGAATTCCGACCCCTCACTTGAATCAATTGGCCCGCGAAGGAATGACTTTTACGGATGCCCACTCCCCATCGTCGGTTTGCACTCCAACCCGATACGGAGTCATGACTGGTCGCTACTGTTGGAGGAGCGAACTAAAACGAGGGGTCCTCAACGGTTATGGAGCTCCGCTTATTGAAACCAATCGTGAAACGGTTGCATCTGCTCTCCGTAGGGAAGGCTACACTACGGGTGTGGTGGGAAAATGGCACCTTGGTTTGGGATTCCAAAAGACGAATGGCGAATGGGACTGGTCGAAGAAATTGGATTATTCACCGATAGACATAGGATTTGACTACTCGTATGTGATTCCTGCGTCGCTAGATTTTCCACCCTATATTTACATTGAAGGGCATGAGATCACAGGTCAGCCGGATAGAGAGCAACCCGCCAGGAAGTTTCCCGCCTTTTTAAGAAAAGGAGAACTGGGTTCGGATTTTTCGATTATCGACTGCTTAGATCAACTGGCTATCAAAGCATCTGATTACATCGTTGAACGTTCAAAAGAAGACGAGCCCTTCTTTTTGTATTTTCCCTTAACGGCTCCTCACAAGCCAGCGCTGCCACACCCTCGATTCGTAGGTAAAAGCGGTTTGGGGCCTTATGGTGATTTTGTCATGCAAGTGGATGAGACTGTGGGCAAGATTTTGGGTACCATAGACGAATTAGGGATATCGGACGACACTCTAGTGATCTACACCAGCGATAACGGATCTTACATGTACCGCTATCAAGATAGTGAGAAGCCAGACCACGTGAGCGATGAATCGGTGCAAGGTTATTTTGAAGGGCACCACACGGCGAATGGAGTACGTCGCGGAACAAAGGCTGACATTTGGGAAGCGGGGCATCGTGTTCCTTTTCTCGTACGCTGGCCTCGTAAAGTGAAACCGGGCAGCGCCTCGGGAAGGACGATTACGCATACTGACTTTTTCGCAACTGCTGTATCGGTTGCCGGAGGACGTATTCCGGATGCAAAAGTGGCTGCTCAAGATAGCTTTGATTTTTCTCCATTGTTTCTGGGTAAAGATAAAGGCTGGAAGCGAGCCCCAGTTATTCACCATTCGGGTGGGGCCATGTTCGCAATCCGCCACGGCGATTGGAAGCTGATTCTAGGAAACGGTTCAGGAGGACGAGAAAAGCCTTCTGGAAAACGATTTGATAGGCCCTGGCAACTCTACAACCTGAAGGAGGACTTGATAGAGCAGACTGACCTCTATCGGGAAAATTCAGAAATTGCCCAAACCTTAGAACGAAGGGCGCTCGAAATCATGAGCAACGGTAGGAGCCGTTAGGTATTAATTGTCGCGAGCTTTGGGTTCTGAGATTGCATTAAAGTAGCGATTACCGCGCAAACTGCTTTTTTGTGTCCGTATCACAACTCTAGAAAGTCTCAGATCTAGCCGAACAGTAGATTTAGCATCGCTATAGGCGTGAATGGGCAAAGGAAAGAAGAGAAGAGCAAAAAAGGCTGAACCCTCAGGTTCAGCCTTTGAAAATTAAAGTTGCGACGGATTTCCCTATGCGTTCTTAAGGTCGTTGAAGAGCTCCAACCCCTCCGCAGGTTTTAGTCCGTCGTGAACCACTCCCGCAACCGCTTTGATCATAGCAAGAGGGGCTTCGGACTGGAAGACGTTGCGGCCCATGTCGACGCCAGCAGCCCCGCATTGGATAGCGTTGTATGCAAGCTCTAGAGCTTCGATTTCCGGAAGCTTCTTTCCACCAGCGATCACAACAGGAACCGGAGTAGCGGCGACCACATTTTCGAATCCTTCCGTGTAGTAGGTCTTGACGATGCTGGCACCATTCTCAGCGCAAACTCGAGCAGCGAGGCTGAAGTAGCGAGAATCCCGAACCATGTCCTTGCCCACTGCTGTTACTCCCATAACGGGAATGCTGTACTTGTTCCCTATATCGACGAGACGACTGATGTTGGCGATCGTCGAGGCTTCCGTAGCAGCATCTCCGACGGCTATCATCGCTGCCATGGCCGTTGCATTCATGCTGATTGCTTCCGCCTCATCGAGGAGGACATTATGGTTCATATCAGTGAGAATAGTCGTTCCGGTGTCGGTACGAAGACAGATCGGTTTCGTATTGTCAGCTGGGATACAAGAGCGGATCATTCCACGAGTTCCCATAAGACAGTCTGCGTGCTCGGCGAGAGGAGCGATATTGAGATCGATACGCTCGAGCCCTGAAGTGGGCCCCATTAGGAAGCCGTGGTCAAACGCGAGCATAACAGTGCGCCCTGATCTACGGTTGAAAATGCGCGACATGCGATTCTTTATACCCCAGTCAGTGCTGTTCATTCCTTTTAGGTAAAAGGAGTTGGTATCAGCGGGTGTATTAAGCCCGAAATTGTCGCCGTCTCTGATGTCGTCTAGATCTGCCATTTTTATAGAGGGTTATTATGTTGAGAATTTAGTTGTTTAGGAAATGGTGTTATCGTGCACGAGGGATGCTGATTATTAGTTTATATTTTTTGGATTCTTTGTAGCTCAGTTTCTATAGCCTGAGCAGCTGTGGAATGGGTGAATTTGCTAAATTACGAAGGCTTAAGCACTGTGCTACTAATTTACGTATTCGTTCATTGTGTTGAACATTATGGATACGGATAAGGCACCAGGATCGGGATGTCCGATTGATTTTTCACCAAGCGTTTTGGCACGTCCCATTGTGGCGATCATGGCCTTGGTTTTCTCCATGCCGTCGGTAGCTCCGGCTGCGATCGCGGCGAATGCTTCGGAAAGCGATTTGTCTACGGTAGCCTGACCCGCTTCCTGAGCTCCGGCAAGTGCGTCGACCATGGTTTTGTCGCCTGGCTTGGCTCCTCCCAGATTGCAGACTCCATCTCGGGCCGCATCGAGAAACCTAGAGAGCCCCGGAGGGTCAAGGGCTTCGCATTCGTTGAGAGCCGTGCCACCACTTTGGTAGAGCATCCCCATGACAGCTCCCGAGGCCCCACCCATTGAAGCCATCAGGGCCATGCCGGTGGTGGAGAACACTTCGCCTACTGATTTCGGATCGAGCGCCTCGATCTGTGCCTTGGCGGCTGTGAACCCACGTTGCATTCCCAGGCCATGGTCACCGTCACCTAGCTTGCGGTCGGCTTCGGAGAGCTCGGCCTCACTTGCGATGATTTTATCGCAAATCAAAAGGATCATTTCTTTAACTTCGTTGGGGCTTAAGGTGCGGTCGGTCATAGTTGGGTGTGTGTAATAGCTAGGGTAGGGTTACTTATCCTTAAGCAGCTAAAATACGGTTGCTTAGGGATAAGCAGCCCTACCTTTGACCTGAGTGCAGTGTGATTCATGACTGAGGTAGGTTGAGCTGATTAGAGCTTTGTGTATCCGAGGGATGAACACGGCGTATCCCAAAGAGGTTTTAGCGTGTCGTCGAGCTTGGTGAAGCTGATGGAGAGTCCGGCCATTTCCTGGCAAGTCACCAGTGGTCCCAGAAGGACGTCGTAAATCTTAATATCTTTTTCGGTTAGGATGGCTTTGACCCGTTTCAAGACAATGAGGCATTCCATCATAGTGGTGGAGCCTAGGCTGTTAATGAGAACGAGTACTTCGTCTCCCGATCCGATGGGAAGATCGTCGGCCAAGATGAGATCGACTAGCTTGTCGGCCAAGGCGTCCGCGGTCATCATCTTTTCCACCCCGACTCCTTGCTCGCCGTGGATACCCATACCGATGCCGATAGAATCTTCATCGAGTTCAAAAGTGGGCATTCCCGTTGCGGGGATTGAGCCAGGCGAAAGGGCGACACCGACGGAGCGCGTGTTGTCGCGGGCTAGTGTTACAAGACTGACCAGTTCGTCGAGATCCTTGGCTTTGTCGGCCGCAGCTCCCGCGAGCTTTACGATCGGAATGAGTCCGGCGATACCGCGCCGGCCTTCTTTGTCGCTGGGAGGAGCAGACGCGACATCGTCCCAAATCAAAACAGTTTCAACCCGAATTCCTTCCGCGGCAGCGAGCTGAGCGGCGATCTTGAAGTTCATGACATCACCCGCGTAGTTGCCGTAGAGGAAAAGGACCCCTTGGCCTTTGTTTACAGCTCTCGTAGCGTCAAGGATGACATTGGGAGGAGGAGCGGCAAAGATGTCCCCACATGCGGCTCCATCAGCCATGCCAGGTCCGATAAGGCCGTGGTAGATCGGTTCGTGTCCGGTGCCGCCTCCGACAAGGAGGGCGACTTTGTCAGATGCGATTTCGGTAAGGGCAATCGCGCCAGGACCTACTTTGGTTACGCTACCGTTGTAGTAATCGACGAGGCCATCGATGAGTTCCGCTGCGGCTTGATTGGGATCGTTGAGTAATTTTTTCATTTAGGAATAAATTTTAGTACCCTCAAATATCACGAATATTCACGAATGGAATCAACGCGAATCAGTGGTTTTAAAATTAATAAAGTATAGAGAGAACGGAAATTGTTAGACGATTAGGGTTGATTCGTGGAAGGGATTAAATGATCCGGTCGTTCCCACCGTCGACTGGGATTTGAGCTCCGGTGGTTTTAGCAAAGGCGTCTGAGGCGAGGGCGACGACGGTGTTGCCAACGCTTCGTGAGGTGATTTCCGTTTTCATGAGGTTGCGCTTTTTGTACTGTTCCACCGTAATTCCATAGCGTTCGGCAGAACGTTCGAGGGCTTCCTTGGTCCAGAGCTTGGTATCGAAAACGGCATCCGGGTGAATGATGTTTACCCTCACTCCTTCAGGAGCCAGTTCCAGCGCGGCCACGCGGCAGAGCTGGGTCAAGGCCGCTTTTGCGCAGGAGTAGCTGGCGGCGCCGGCTCCAGGAGCGTTGACGTTTCGGGAACCAATGAAGATGATGGTTGGGTCGATCCCTTTCTTAACGAATGGTATGGCATGTTTGAGTAGCACTTGGTGACTAGTGAGGTTGACCGCCATGCTTCGCTCCCAGTTATTCTGTTCCATATCTTCCAGGTAGGCTCCCGCAGTGAAAATCCCCGCGTTGGATACGACGATGTCGAGTCCCCCAAACTCGCGGATGATTCGTTCAATGAGAGCTTCGACCTGGGCTTCCTGTGTGAGGTCGACCGTGATGCCAAGCGCCCCAATTCCCTCCATGATCGAATTGATCTCCGGATTGATATCTGCCCCAATGACGCAGGCTCCCGCTTCTGTTAGCGTGGTTGCAGTCGCCAAACCGATCCCCGCTGCTGAACCGGATACGAGGGCAATTTTCCCTTGGAGGAGCCCTTCGTGAGAAGAGCAAGCTTCGGGACCAGCAATGGTAGTTTCCACCCAGCCCCCAGTTGCGTTCGCAAGAAGTTTTGCTTCGCCGATTTGAGTCGCAAATTGAGCGACTTTTCTGGCTTCGCGCTTGTCTTGTCCGAAACCAAATATGCCTTTGTTGGGCCAGAGGATGGTGTGGACAGGTGCGTCCGAGGAGAGAGACCCTTCATGATTACCGTCGGTCACTGCTCCGAGCGATTGTGCGGTTTCACTACCCGCAAGCGATCGAGAGGAAGCAGATTCGTCGTGAACCGCAATTAACGCGTGTCCCTTTTTGTTGGATACGAATTGGCGCAACGTGGCGATTTCCATGGTCTGGGTCGCAGTGGCCTCTTTAGGTTCAGTCGCAGTGCTCGTGGTTTCGAAATAAGCCTCGGCAGCGGCATTTAAAGTCACTGTTCGCTCGTGGCATTCGTTCGCTTCGTCGCTGAACGTGAGAAGTCCCAGATTTGGCACAAGAATCCCTTCTAGCTCGGAGCTGTCGAGAAGGGCCAGAATCGCTTTTACCTGTTCCGCTCGGCTTTTCTTGGAAGGGGAGACGGCGACTCGATTGCCGAAAATCTCCGCTGTGAGAGATTTCACGTTTGTATGATTTGCTAAAGCCAAAGTGGCGGAGGAGCAGGTTTGGTCGACGAAGCGAGAAGGGATTGCGGCATGGAGAAGCGTGTCGGCGGTGGGGGCTTGGCTTGGCTGGAGTTCTCCGCAAAGAGAGAGCTGAAGTGGCAATTCTTGGCTAGGCAAGCAATCCAGCTGTCCCAGTTTCACGAGCCGTTCCTTATCGAGGCCGATGTATTTCCCAACTTGTGGTATAAAGAGATGGGTACGGTCTTCTCCAAAAACATCACGCGACGTCGTCTTAACCGTTCCCCAGAGAGGCACCCCGGTAACCGATTTGGAAAAGGTAGCGGTGGCGTAGGCTCGGAGCGAAAGAAGATCGTTTTCAACTTTGGCGGCATCCTCGTTGTTCCACTGGCTTTGCATATTCTAAACGTTTACGGTTTCTTGGGGTTTGAGGGCGTTAGGTTGATTTTGAGTCTAGATTATTGGGGAAAAGGTAAATTTACGCTAGGACTTTTTCCGCAATGATATGTACGAAAACGGCATTGAGAGGATTGGAGAGATGGGGAATGGAGGTTTGCCGCGAAGGACTTAGGTATACCGTTTGCGATAGGCCGCTGGGGTCGTGTGCAAAACGCTAAGGAAAGACCGGGTAAAGTGGCTTTGATCGTAAAAGCCGCAGTCCATGGCGATTGCCGAAATCGGCGCGTCGGTTTGGCTTAGGGCTGCGCAAGACTGCTGTATACGGTAGCGATTCAGGTATTGGATAGGAGTAAGGTGAAAGCTCTTCTTGAAGTGCCGCTCAAAGGCGCTGAGAGAGAGGCCACACTCTTTAGCGAGATCCTTCAGCTTGATTTCCTGAGCATAGTTCGACGCAATGTATTGTATGGATCGATCGAGGGCGGATCGGTGGAGCGCGTTGGTGTTTCCTTCAAATTTCCTGGTTACGCCCGCCAATCCGCAGACCTTTCCCTGACGATTGATCAGAGGAACTTTGTTGGTGATGTGCCATTGGATGAGGCGTTGTGACGTTGTGATGAGTTCCACCTTGTTTTTAACGATGTACCCCTCTTCGATCACCCGTTTGTCATCCGCGGCGTAGCTTTTCTCGATATCGTCCGCGAAGAAATCGGAATCGGGTCTTCCCACGATTTCGCTCTTGTTCTTCAGCCCCATAAAATCAGCCAGCTCCTGGTTTACGTAGACAAAATGCCGATTGGCGTCTTTGACAAAGAATAGGAGCCCGGGAATGCAGTCGAATAGCAATTGCCCGGTATTCACGATCCCGTTGTCTATAATGAACTGG
Coding sequences within it:
- a CDS encoding SDR family oxidoreductase, whose product is MQSQWNNEDAAKVENDLLSLRAYATATFSKSVTGVPLWGTVKTTSRDVFGEDRTHLFIPQVGKYIGLDKERLVKLGQLDCLPSQELPLQLSLCGELQPSQAPTADTLLHAAIPSRFVDQTCSSATLALANHTNVKSLTAEIFGNRVAVSPSKKSRAEQVKAILALLDSSELEGILVPNLGLLTFSDEANECHERTVTLNAAAEAYFETTSTATEPKEATATQTMEIATLRQFVSNKKGHALIAVHDESASSRSLAGSETAQSLGAVTDGNHEGSLSSDAPVHTILWPNKGIFGFGQDKREARKVAQFATQIGEAKLLANATGGWVETTIAGPEACSSHEGLLQGKIALVSGSAAGIGLATATTLTEAGACVIGADINPEINSIMEGIGALGITVDLTQEAQVEALIERIIREFGGLDIVVSNAGIFTAGAYLEDMEQNNWERSMAVNLTSHQVLLKHAIPFVKKGIDPTIIFIGSRNVNAPGAGAASYSCAKAALTQLCRVAALELAPEGVRVNIIHPDAVFDTKLWTKEALERSAERYGITVEQYKKRNLMKTEITSRSVGNTVVALASDAFAKTTGAQIPVDGGNDRII
- a CDS encoding sulfatase family protein gives rise to the protein MRLSRRSIIVLISFACVYYSNTLTAQIERPPNIVLIFIDDMGYADIGPFGARDYPTPNLDRMATEGRRFTDFMVSAPVCSASRAALMTGTFHIRLGVNGAYSPKAKDGLNPSEVTIAELCKQKGYATAIYGKWHLGHHPKFLPTSQGFDEYHGIPYSNDMWPWHPRYEGLAADDPKRREVYPDLPLVENDRVVDANVTGEDQKYLTRWASERAVDFIERKHNQPFFLYLPYSMVHVPLFASDAFLGKSGAGLFGDVVMELDHGIGTVIAALRENDLEDNTLVIFTSDNGPWVGYGDHAGSAEPYRESKQTSFDGGVRVPTLFWWPGRIPANTNCDELASTIDVLPTVARLIGVDLPQHKIDGKDISGLVFAEKGARSPHEFFPHYHHGELQAIRNDRWKLVFPHSYRSLNGRPGGTSGLPVKYDSNMAELALYDRANDPGEELNVIDQYPEVYAELLKAAKIFRKELGDKLTKTTGTGIRSVGKLGPNDKQLTW
- the lsrF gene encoding 3-hydroxy-5-phosphonooxypentane-2,4-dione thiolase → MADLDDIRDGDNFGLNTPADTNSFYLKGMNSTDWGIKNRMSRIFNRRSGRTVMLAFDHGFLMGPTSGLERIDLNIAPLAEHADCLMGTRGMIRSCIPADNTKPICLRTDTGTTILTDMNHNVLLDEAEAISMNATAMAAMIAVGDAATEASTIANISRLVDIGNKYSIPVMGVTAVGKDMVRDSRYFSLAARVCAENGASIVKTYYTEGFENVVAATPVPVVIAGGKKLPEIEALELAYNAIQCGAAGVDMGRNVFQSEAPLAMIKAVAGVVHDGLKPAEGLELFNDLKNA
- a CDS encoding dihydroxyacetone kinase subunit DhaK — encoded protein: MKKLLNDPNQAAAELIDGLVDYYNGSVTKVGPGAIALTEIASDKVALLVGGGTGHEPIYHGLIGPGMADGAACGDIFAAPPPNVILDATRAVNKGQGVLFLYGNYAGDVMNFKIAAQLAAAEGIRVETVLIWDDVASAPPSDKEGRRGIAGLIPIVKLAGAAADKAKDLDELVSLVTLARDNTRSVGVALSPGSIPATGMPTFELDEDSIGIGMGIHGEQGVGVEKMMTADALADKLVDLILADDLPIGSGDEVLVLINSLGSTTMMECLIVLKRVKAILTEKDIKIYDVLLGPLVTCQEMAGLSISFTKLDDTLKPLWDTPCSSLGYTKL
- the dhaL gene encoding dihydroxyacetone kinase subunit DhaL; its protein translation is MTDRTLSPNEVKEMILLICDKIIASEAELSEADRKLGDGDHGLGMQRGFTAAKAQIEALDPKSVGEVFSTTGMALMASMGGASGAVMGMLYQSGGTALNECEALDPPGLSRFLDAARDGVCNLGGAKPGDKTMVDALAGAQEAGQATVDKSLSEAFAAIAAGATDGMEKTKAMIATMGRAKTLGEKSIGHPDPGALSVSIMFNTMNEYVN
- a CDS encoding AraC family transcriptional regulator, with the protein product MKKQSRGNDSLSQFIIDNGIVNTGQLLFDCIPGLLFFVKDANRHFVYVNQELADFMGLKNKSEIVGRPDSDFFADDIEKSYAADDKRVIEEGYIVKNKVELITTSQRLIQWHITNKVPLINRQGKVCGLAGVTRKFEGNTNALHRSALDRSIQYIASNYAQEIKLKDLAKECGLSLSAFERHFKKSFHLTPIQYLNRYRIQQSCAALSQTDAPISAIAMDCGFYDQSHFTRSFLSVLHTTPAAYRKRYT
- a CDS encoding sulfatase family protein, giving the protein MNYRSVLIVLTVVLFFTRSGGQQTQKSQAQPNIVFIMADDMGYGDIQELNPESRIPTPHLNQLAREGMTFTDAHSPSSVCTPTRYGVMTGRYCWRSELKRGVLNGYGAPLIETNRETVASALRREGYTTGVVGKWHLGLGFQKTNGEWDWSKKLDYSPIDIGFDYSYVIPASLDFPPYIYIEGHEITGQPDREQPARKFPAFLRKGELGSDFSIIDCLDQLAIKASDYIVERSKEDEPFFLYFPLTAPHKPALPHPRFVGKSGLGPYGDFVMQVDETVGKILGTIDELGISDDTLVIYTSDNGSYMYRYQDSEKPDHVSDESVQGYFEGHHTANGVRRGTKADIWEAGHRVPFLVRWPRKVKPGSASGRTITHTDFFATAVSVAGGRIPDAKVAAQDSFDFSPLFLGKDKGWKRAPVIHHSGGAMFAIRHGDWKLILGNGSGGREKPSGKRFDRPWQLYNLKEDLIEQTDLYRENSEIAQTLERRALEIMSNGRSR